The DNA segment ATCATGAGAATTGATTTTAAGTGTCCGTCAGTCAATCTTGCACGATGGGCAGACTTAACATATTTCATCCTCGAAAACGTTTGCTCACATTGGTAAGTTGtgccaaatatagaaatcatcttTATCGCAAAATTCTTTAGTCTCGGAAACTCATCATCCTTGAGATATTCGTAGAACTCAGCGGTTTGGTCCGTCTGTGACAATCTTTGAGCTGTTCATTTGATTGTAGTCAATAACTTCTAATTGTAATTCATGTTGAACATTTTCAACATTACAAGAAAATGGATTTTCGAACAAAATTATATCGCTTTCAATTTTGTCAAGTTCagaaaacttatgtaaaaaatgatgttttattctTTGATAATTCCAATTTGGAAAGTAATGTCGATCTCATTACAGTTTGCCTCACAAaaactttaaaacaagaaaagtgTGAAAACTGACGTACTCCAAGTTGTGACTCGAATAACATCAATTTTTGTCGAAATGCTTTAATTATCCTGTAGAAATCACAAATTAAGTTTTCCTTTCCTTGTAATTTCAGATTTAGCTCATTCATGTGAGTTTTAACATCaaccaaaaatgataattttgatagCCAAGCAAGATCTGATAATTCGGGATAATAGTTATTTTTACTGGTTAGAAAAATATCAATCTCACTTCTTCGGagtttataaaatctatttataCATTACCACAGCTAAGCCATCTAACTGCAGTGTAATATGGTAAGTCAAAATATCAGATCCAAAATCGTCAAGTAAAACTTTAAACTGACGGGATAACAGAGAGATGTTCGTGGCATATTAAACAATAGCTTTCTGCTTTAATTCATCTTTCGCAAAAAATACTTCAATTCCcataatttattgaatacacGGCATTCGCGGTCaacctttcttttcatattagacatagcaacaaagaaaaatttaacgttaatgctgataagttttttttcgaattaaatcttgcaaaatagtttatttaagttaattattaaggtataattgaatatctcgaaatagtgcgcgggccgtagtttggtgacgtctggcatatatcattatcgaccatgaatcaaattaaagctattatcatatttgactttgacagaatgtgcaatcacagattgcacgactttgaatagagtgtgcaattaacagattttgaaaaaccactttgatagttgaaaccacattagcacaatcattaacacaatttaccaccaattgacgcacgacctgaatagagtgtgcaattaacagattttgaaaaacactttgatagttgaaaccacattagcacaaccattaacacaatttaccaccaattgacagcgcaatcagaagaatttgcgtaaaaatattaactatttacttgagtttttgtaaagatagaatttattttcggtatgcctcttttcctaaactttttttattattcaaaaatattttttaaatagataaccgaaggaggaaaaacgaagctgaagaaaaaacggtcagcttaataaggtaattaattaaatcttttttgtgtgtcgcttttttgtgtgtcgctttcttgcctgccgcatttccgcctgccgcatctcccctgccccatttccgccagtaaaaaacaaaaaaagaaaaaaaaggaaattaccaaaggaaaaatgaaaaaattaaatataaaaaaaataaaccacaaaaaatgaaaaaaaaagtgtgcaatgacaataaacaaggcccagggacagtcattaaaggtagttgggttatttttagagagtgagtgcttttcacatggacagctgaatgtgggatgctcgagggtaggcagaagagaaaatttattcatatatgccaaggaaggacggacgacaaacatcgtttatcaacaggcgatagaatagggttacattaaaccaggtagttttatacatctacataaacttatagttgtttgatgaaacaggccctccgcaggagctaggtcgcggtgagcgaagcgagctgccgagctagtttattttaaaaataagaatccTCGAATATGTAATTAGCATcatcttaaaaaaaattaattttaatgtaaACTAATAATTAGACGACTCTCAAATTTTTGCTTCCCGAGTTCCCCATAACTCCACTTTGATCTTCCCCGCCATGATCCTCAATCTCCTCCTGGGGCATGCAGTCTCTGGGCCTCTTAAGGGACTTGCTGATCTtcatagaaaaattatatttccgCCAGTCCCTATTTACGGAATTTGCAGAGTCCAGAATTTTACTGAAGCCATGTTTGTACTCGACAAACATGCTCTCCAGAGTGGCCTTCAGCGTTACAGTCTGGATGTAAGACCGAACACGTTCTTCAATCCCAAAAAGCTCCATGTACTTGCGGTAGATTGTTGAAACGATTCCATCCCACGTAGTGACAATTGGCACAATCttcaccttagccttgtgaatcAGTTGTAATTCActagctaaaatgtcgtattttTCTACTTCCACACTCTTTAGGTTATCTATTGAAGTCACACCCACTTCAATAAGCCATATTAGGTTCTCTCTTTTGTCGTAGAGGAAAATGTCGGGTTTGTTATATTGAATTTTCAACTCTGTTGGAATTGTTGTATCAACTCGTATTTCTGCCAAGGTGTTGCACATAATACTCTGGACAGAGTGATTTTTCAGTCTTCTGGATTTTTTGAATCCAAATCTACCGCACAAGTGCATGTGGATGCATCTCACAATTTCATTGTGTCTTCTCGTATAATCCGAATTAAGCATCCTGTTGCATCTAGTTGCCATGTGATCAACCGTCTTATTGGAAGATTTACAGTGTGAACATTTTGAATTAGGGTctctaaaaaaaatattcctgtcttgaagaaatgaaaacatagcTTCAGATTTAGGAGATATATTTCCTTTCTTAAGCCATGTTGAAGACGATTGAATATCAAAATTGTTATCATCAAGGGATTCAAATAGCTTCGAGTGAAGTGTTTCTTCTTGATATTGGACAGTAAGGAATCAATCTGCAATCTACTCAGTGATTTGGTTATCTCTCCTTGGGTGTTCGTTCCATATTTACAATGCAGGAA comes from the Octopus sinensis unplaced genomic scaffold, ASM634580v1 Contig08738, whole genome shotgun sequence genome and includes:
- the LOC115227962 gene encoding uncharacterized protein LOC115227962 — its product is MCNTLAEIRVDTTIPTELKIQYNKPDIFLYDKRENLIWLIEVGVTSIDNLKSVEVEKYDILASELQLIHKAKVKIVPIVTTWDGIVSTIYRKYMELFGIEERVRSYIQTVTLKATLESMFVEYKHGFSKILDSANSVNRDWRKYNFSMKISKSLKRPRDCMPQEEIEDHGGEDQSGVMGNSGSKNLRVV